One stretch of Streptomyces agglomeratus DNA includes these proteins:
- a CDS encoding thioesterase II family protein, with the protein MNSALTENNSLWIRRFHPRPDSRARLVCLPHAGGSASFYFPVSRSMPDSVDVLCVQYPGRQDRRTEPLLDSVPALADKVYEALLPWTDRPIALFGHSMGASLAYEIARRLEQERGVMPAALIASGRRAPSTHRDETLHLRDDDGLVAEMRGLSGTNPQLLGDEEVLRMILPAIRADYRAAETYVWEPGPPLRCPVTCLVGDDDPKVTVEEAAAWSGHTDGPFMLKVFPGGHFFLAQHQTEIVRLMATQLEASDRA; encoded by the coding sequence GTGAACTCCGCGCTCACCGAGAACAACAGCCTCTGGATCCGCAGGTTCCACCCGCGCCCCGACAGCCGCGCCCGGCTGGTCTGCCTGCCCCACGCGGGCGGCTCCGCCAGCTTCTACTTCCCCGTTTCCCGGTCCATGCCCGACAGCGTCGACGTGCTGTGCGTGCAGTACCCCGGCCGCCAGGACCGCCGCACCGAACCTCTCCTGGACTCCGTACCGGCGCTCGCCGACAAGGTCTACGAGGCCCTCCTGCCCTGGACCGACCGGCCCATCGCCCTGTTCGGCCACAGCATGGGCGCCTCCCTCGCCTACGAGATCGCCCGACGGCTGGAGCAGGAGCGGGGCGTCATGCCCGCCGCCCTCATCGCCTCCGGCCGCCGCGCCCCGTCCACGCACCGTGACGAGACCCTCCACCTGCGCGACGACGACGGCCTCGTCGCCGAGATGCGCGGCCTCAGCGGCACCAACCCCCAGCTGCTGGGCGACGAGGAAGTCCTGCGCATGATCCTCCCGGCCATCCGGGCGGACTACCGCGCAGCCGAGACCTACGTCTGGGAACCCGGGCCGCCCCTGCGCTGCCCCGTGACCTGCCTCGTCGGCGACGACGACCCGAAGGTCACCGTGGAGGAGGCCGCCGCCTGGTCCGGGCACACCGACGGCCCCTTCATGCTGAAGGTCTTCCCCGGCGGCCACTTCTTCCTGGCCCAGCACCAGACGGAGATCGTCCGCCTCATGGCCACCCAGCTGGAGGCGTCCGACCGGGCATGA
- a CDS encoding GMC oxidoreductase, giving the protein MLGLAVLGAAALGGQTTITAAPRAAAATATSGSGGTFVPAVVVGTGYGAAVSALRLGAAGVPTLMLEMGRLWNQPGPDGNVFSGMLKPDKRSSWFKTRTEAPLGSFMWLDLANRDIEPYAGVLDRVNFDQMSVYVGRGVGGGSLVNGGMAVTPRRSYFEEVLPQVDAEEMYSKYFPRANSTLRVNNIDKSWFEQTDWYSFARVSRRQASNAGLSTTFVPNVYDWDYMRREANGAVPKSALAAEVIYGNNHGKVSLDKSYLAAALGTGKVTIETLHEVRTIRQQNDGTYALTVEQRDADGKLLATKEVSCRHLFLGAGSLGSTELLLRARETGTLPNLSPEIGGGWGPNGNIMTARANHMWNPTGTKQSSIPALGIDDWDNPDTPVFAEIAPLPAGVETWASLYLAITKNPERGTFVYDAAKDRADLRWTRDQNAPAVAAAKSLFDRINKANATVYRYDLFGKQIKAFADDFCYHPLGGCVLGKATDNYGRVAGYKNLYVTDGSLVPGSIGVNPFVTITALAERNVERIIKQDVTDS; this is encoded by the coding sequence CGCGGCCGTCTCCGCCCTGCGCCTCGGTGCGGCAGGGGTCCCCACCCTGATGCTGGAGATGGGCCGACTGTGGAACCAGCCCGGTCCGGACGGCAACGTGTTCTCCGGAATGCTCAAGCCCGACAAGCGCTCCAGCTGGTTCAAGACCCGCACCGAGGCGCCGCTCGGCTCCTTCATGTGGCTCGACCTCGCCAACCGGGACATCGAGCCCTACGCGGGCGTACTGGACCGGGTCAATTTCGACCAGATGTCCGTGTACGTGGGACGCGGGGTCGGTGGCGGTTCGCTCGTCAACGGCGGCATGGCGGTCACGCCCCGGCGCTCGTACTTCGAGGAGGTGCTGCCCCAGGTCGACGCCGAGGAGATGTACTCCAAGTACTTCCCCCGCGCGAACTCCACCCTCCGGGTCAACAACATCGACAAGAGCTGGTTCGAGCAGACCGACTGGTACTCGTTCGCGCGTGTCTCGCGCCGGCAGGCCTCGAACGCGGGCCTGAGCACCACCTTCGTGCCCAACGTCTACGACTGGGACTACATGCGCCGTGAGGCGAACGGTGCGGTGCCCAAGTCCGCGCTGGCCGCCGAGGTGATCTACGGCAACAACCACGGCAAGGTCTCACTCGACAAGAGCTACCTGGCGGCCGCCCTGGGCACCGGCAAAGTCACCATCGAGACCTTGCACGAGGTCAGGACGATCCGTCAGCAGAACGACGGCACATATGCGCTGACCGTCGAGCAGAGGGACGCCGACGGCAAGCTGCTCGCGACCAAGGAGGTCTCCTGCCGCCACCTCTTCCTCGGCGCAGGCAGCCTCGGCTCGACCGAGTTGCTGCTGCGTGCCCGGGAGACCGGCACCCTCCCGAACCTCAGCCCTGAGATCGGCGGAGGCTGGGGCCCCAACGGCAACATCATGACCGCCCGCGCCAACCACATGTGGAACCCCACGGGCACCAAGCAGTCGTCGATCCCCGCCCTCGGCATCGACGACTGGGACAACCCGGACACCCCCGTCTTCGCCGAGATCGCCCCCCTGCCGGCGGGAGTCGAGACCTGGGCCAGCCTCTACCTGGCCATCACCAAGAACCCGGAGCGCGGCACCTTCGTCTACGACGCCGCCAAGGACCGGGCGGACCTGCGCTGGACCCGGGACCAGAACGCACCCGCGGTCGCGGCCGCGAAATCGCTGTTCGACCGCATCAACAAGGCCAACGCCACCGTCTACCGGTACGACCTCTTCGGCAAGCAGATCAAAGCCTTCGCCGACGACTTCTGCTACCACCCGCTCGGCGGCTGCGTCCTCGGCAAGGCCACCGACAACTACGGCCGCGTCGCCGGATACAAGAACCTCTACGTGACCGACGGCTCACTCGTCCCCGGCAGTATCGGCGTCAACCCGTTCGTGACCATCACGGCACTGGCGGAGCGGAACGTCGAGCGCATCATCAAGCAGGACGTCACGGATTCCTGA